Proteins found in one Quercus robur chromosome 2, dhQueRobu3.1, whole genome shotgun sequence genomic segment:
- the LOC126716185 gene encoding agamous-like MADS-box protein AGL104: protein MGRVKLQIKRIENTTSRQVTFSKRRNGLIKKAYELSVLCDVDVALIMFSPSGRLGHFSGNKSIEEILVRYVNLPEHERGRLQNQEFLQRALGKLKAQADQTYQKASPMSTDSQIEEIQQEIVGCKSQLEDMENRLRIFEGDPFEITTLCEAEHREQILQETLRRVQIRKKTLEKEFSSGIPVPPPILKEYLPPNTTNISDLIRENQTNMLDWLPERDPQVQLLNFLDSNGLLPLRDQPQPVTEILPPPTTLHGQNMNLRDQMSLRSGMVDNNNLQRPDFGQVIDVNLSPWTEFYPAGT from the exons ATGGGGAGAGTGAAGCTTCAGATCAAGAGAATTGAGAACACAACAAGCAGGCAAGTCACTTTCTCAAAAAGGAGAAATGGACTTATCAAGAAAGCATATGAACTTTCTGTTCTCTGTGATGTTGATGTAGCTCTCATCATGTTTTCCCCATCAGGAAGACTCGGTCACTTCTCTGGAAATAAGAG CATTGAAGAGATTCTGGTACGGTATGTTAATCTTCCTGAGCATGAGCGAGGAAG GCTGCAGAACCAAGAG TTTCTGCAAAGGGCTCTCGGTAAGCTAAAGGCTCAAGCAGATCAAACCTATCAAAAAGCCAG CCCGATGAGTACTGATTCTCAAATAGAG GAGATTCAACAAGAAATTGTTGGCTGTAAGTCTCAATTGGAAGATATGGAGAACCGGCTAAG AATATTTGAAGGAGATCCTTTCGAAATTACAACATTGTGTGAGGCTGAACACCGAGAGCAAATCCTTCAGGAAACTCTGAGACGTGTACAAATCCGCAAG AAAACTTTAGAGAAAGAGTTTAGTTCTGGCATACCAGTACCACCTCCAATTTTAAAG GAATATCTGCCTCCAAATACTACAAATATAAGTGATCTTATaagagaaaatcaaacaaatatgcTGGATTGGCTTCCTGAAAGAGATCCACAAGTCCAGCTTCTAAATTTTCTGGATTCAAATGGCCTTCTTCCCCTAAG AGATCAGCCGCAACCTGTGACGGAAATCTTACCACCACCAACAACTCTTCATGGACAAAATATGAATCTTCGTGATCAGATGAGCCTAAGAAGTGGTATGGTGGACAATAATAATTTACAACGTCCTGATTTTGGACAAGTTATTGATGTCAACTTGTCCCCATGGACTGAGTTTTACCCGGCAGGTACTTAA
- the LOC126709602 gene encoding E3 ubiquitin-protein ligase APD2-like isoform X2, translating into MVLGPSSSRLMQASSVFVEQVEVRDDDKRGVFLYAFSEKPELSYQTNWSVSDYVIVRSYSRKGFSFWLNKGSTIHMRWEAPTSTLNQLEVVMTKGERDLQTLLPEVTDSTDFLALHEPISGKEVKYTIEEDDKYYIGVINSNRRSIIMSVAINVSATMYDTTKAKSKCSTETGSCRLRLEFPNTHYVILTTPNHGNLAGWYIELSFIARVVTYIAILGFIVIVVFLILKYLGACEGENTIIDTEVTEVRQVTETDPIMPAKPIPYTYGTGEEDDDSGDSSSSEELYDAKLCVICYDEQRNCFFVPCGHCATCYDCAQRIMEGENKVCPICRRLIHKLRRLFHS; encoded by the exons ATGGTGCTTGGACCAAGCTCGTCGAGGTTGATGCAAGCAAGCTCTGTATTTGTGGAACAAGTTGAAGTTAGAGATGATGATAAAAGAGGGGTCTTTCTTTATGCCTTCTCTGAGAAGCCTGAATTGAGCTACCAAACAAATTGGAGTGTCTCTGACTATGTGATTGTTAGATCCTACAGCCGCAAG GGATTTTCCTTCTGGTTGAACAAAGGTTCGACAATTCATATGAGATGGGAAGCTCCAACTAGTACATTAAACCAACTTGAAGTGGTTATGACTAAAG GCGAACGGGATCTCCAAACTTTATTGCCAGAAGTGACAGATTCCACTGACTTCCTTGCACTCCATGAACCAATCAGCG GTAAAGAAGTTAAATACACCATTGAGGAGGATGACAAGTATTACATTGGTGTCATAAACTCAAATCGTAGGAGCATAATTATGAGCGTGGCTATTAATGTTTCGGCAACAATGTATGATACTACTAAAGCTAAGAGCAAGTGTTCAACAGAAACAGGTTCTTGTCGCCTCAGGCTTGAGTTCCCTAATACTCACTATGTCATACTGACCACACCCAACCAT GGGAATCTAGCAGGATGGTACATTGAGCTTTCGTTTATCGCACGTGTGGTAACATACATTGCAATTTTAG GAtttattgtgattgttgtttttCTGATCCTAAAATACCTTGGAGCCTGCGAGGGTGAGAATACCATAATAGACACAGAGGTAACAGAAGTAAGGCAAGTAACTGAGACTGACCCCATAATGCCGGCAAAACCAATTCCATACACATATGGAACAGGCGAAGAAGATGATGATTCAGGAGACAGTAGCTCTTCAGAGGAACTATATGATGCAAAATTATGCGTGATTTGTTATGACGAGCAACGCAATTGCTTCTTTGTTCCTTGTGGCCATTGTGCCACTTGCTATGACTGTGCACAAAG GATTATGGAAGGGGAGAACAAGGTGTGTCCAATATGTCGACGGCTTATTCACAAGTTGAGAAGATTGTTTCACTCTTAA
- the LOC126709602 gene encoding E3 ubiquitin-protein ligase APD2-like isoform X1, with protein MYRTVLTPPISYSQSQRWRETWARLLAPLTIWLCVCVSLRYGYYGDHRMVLGPSSSRLMQASSVFVEQVEVRDDDKRGVFLYAFSEKPELSYQTNWSVSDYVIVRSYSRKGFSFWLNKGSTIHMRWEAPTSTLNQLEVVMTKGERDLQTLLPEVTDSTDFLALHEPISGKEVKYTIEEDDKYYIGVINSNRRSIIMSVAINVSATMYDTTKAKSKCSTETGSCRLRLEFPNTHYVILTTPNHGNLAGWYIELSFIARVVTYIAILGFIVIVVFLILKYLGACEGENTIIDTEVTEVRQVTETDPIMPAKPIPYTYGTGEEDDDSGDSSSSEELYDAKLCVICYDEQRNCFFVPCGHCATCYDCAQRIMEGENKVCPICRRLIHKLRRLFHS; from the exons ATGTACAGAACGGTGTTGACACCTCCAATTAGCTATTCTCAGAGTCAGCGATGGCGAGAGACTTGGGCTCGATTGCTAGCTCCTCTAACCATTTGGCTATGTG TTTGTGTGAGTCTCCGATATGGGTACTATGGGGATCATCGAATGGTGCTTGGACCAAGCTCGTCGAGGTTGATGCAAGCAAGCTCTGTATTTGTGGAACAAGTTGAAGTTAGAGATGATGATAAAAGAGGGGTCTTTCTTTATGCCTTCTCTGAGAAGCCTGAATTGAGCTACCAAACAAATTGGAGTGTCTCTGACTATGTGATTGTTAGATCCTACAGCCGCAAG GGATTTTCCTTCTGGTTGAACAAAGGTTCGACAATTCATATGAGATGGGAAGCTCCAACTAGTACATTAAACCAACTTGAAGTGGTTATGACTAAAG GCGAACGGGATCTCCAAACTTTATTGCCAGAAGTGACAGATTCCACTGACTTCCTTGCACTCCATGAACCAATCAGCG GTAAAGAAGTTAAATACACCATTGAGGAGGATGACAAGTATTACATTGGTGTCATAAACTCAAATCGTAGGAGCATAATTATGAGCGTGGCTATTAATGTTTCGGCAACAATGTATGATACTACTAAAGCTAAGAGCAAGTGTTCAACAGAAACAGGTTCTTGTCGCCTCAGGCTTGAGTTCCCTAATACTCACTATGTCATACTGACCACACCCAACCAT GGGAATCTAGCAGGATGGTACATTGAGCTTTCGTTTATCGCACGTGTGGTAACATACATTGCAATTTTAG GAtttattgtgattgttgtttttCTGATCCTAAAATACCTTGGAGCCTGCGAGGGTGAGAATACCATAATAGACACAGAGGTAACAGAAGTAAGGCAAGTAACTGAGACTGACCCCATAATGCCGGCAAAACCAATTCCATACACATATGGAACAGGCGAAGAAGATGATGATTCAGGAGACAGTAGCTCTTCAGAGGAACTATATGATGCAAAATTATGCGTGATTTGTTATGACGAGCAACGCAATTGCTTCTTTGTTCCTTGTGGCCATTGTGCCACTTGCTATGACTGTGCACAAAG GATTATGGAAGGGGAGAACAAGGTGTGTCCAATATGTCGACGGCTTATTCACAAGTTGAGAAGATTGTTTCACTCTTAA